From the genome of Deltaproteobacteria bacterium, one region includes:
- a CDS encoding glycosyltransferase family 4 protein, protein MRILWICGSRTIGGAERATLEIARSLHARGHSLEALVPRGSPVLAALAQAGLPAVATALGGAWNVRSLWSIAQAYGRCNPQVVLVTTVDEWVWACLAKRRCPEPRLVLARHMALPLTRLVAGLAVRRADVIVAVSQAVCSSLEDSGVGPQLVRVIANPCRFAARATLPSAEERRQARRALGLNPTGHWVAFFGGLRTAKGIDDVIGAVCRANAEVGPTHLLAAGASSARDHERVLDDVKQLGLADRFLYLGETERVAEAMTAADVVVMATRRCLSEAFGLTLLEAMACGTPVLAYSVGGIPEVLGESGEWGRLVPPDDAAALAQGLVRLLADSTAAAGVAAKALLRVHDSFQPAVAADRYEQLFRALAG, encoded by the coding sequence ATGAGGATTCTTTGGATTTGCGGCTCGCGCACCATCGGCGGCGCCGAACGCGCCACGTTGGAGATCGCTCGATCTTTGCATGCTCGCGGCCACAGCCTGGAGGCACTGGTTCCGCGCGGCAGCCCGGTGCTGGCCGCGCTGGCACAGGCTGGTCTGCCGGCCGTTGCCACGGCGCTTGGGGGGGCGTGGAACGTACGCTCGCTGTGGTCCATCGCCCAGGCCTATGGCCGGTGCAATCCGCAAGTGGTGCTGGTGACGACCGTCGACGAATGGGTGTGGGCCTGCCTGGCGAAGCGGCGGTGTCCCGAGCCCCGGCTGGTGTTGGCCCGCCACATGGCATTGCCGTTGACTCGGCTAGTCGCTGGGCTGGCTGTTCGCCGCGCTGACGTCATTGTCGCGGTCAGCCAGGCCGTGTGCAGCAGCCTGGAGGACTCCGGCGTTGGCCCGCAGCTCGTTCGAGTGATCGCCAATCCCTGCCGATTTGCTGCGCGGGCGACTCTGCCTTCAGCTGAAGAGCGCCGGCAGGCACGCCGGGCGCTCGGCCTGAATCCAACCGGCCACTGGGTGGCCTTCTTCGGCGGCTTGCGGACAGCCAAGGGCATCGACGACGTCATCGGGGCGGTTTGCCGGGCGAACGCCGAGGTCGGTCCAACCCACCTGCTGGCCGCCGGCGCCAGCAGCGCGCGCGACCACGAGCGGGTACTGGATGATGTCAAACAGCTCGGGCTCGCCGATCGCTTCCTTTATCTGGGGGAAACCGAGCGAGTTGCCGAGGCCATGACGGCGGCGGACGTCGTAGTGATGGCCACCCGCCGATGCCTCAGCGAGGCCTTCGGGCTGACGCTGCTCGAAGCCATGGCCTGCGGCACGCCGGTGCTGGCCTACTCCGTCGGTGGTATCCCAGAAGTACTGGGCGAAAGCGGCGAGTGGGGACGGTTGGTGCCGCCGGATGATGCCGCGGCGCTAGCGCAGGGTCTGGTCCGCTTGCTCGCCGATTCCACGGCTGCCGCGGGCGTGGCGGCCAAGGCCCTGCTGCGGGTGCACGACTCCTTTCAGCCCGCCGTGGCCGCCGATCGCTACGAGCAGCTGTTCCGCGCGCTGGCCGGATGA
- a CDS encoding FkbM family methyltransferase, which produces MGKYRRVARRALSALLRRDHSEWQRQKRLLAFYLLQGEAETVTFVREGTEWTVFAEGDSMFRDMFVDGGYQAAETAAVVRWAAVAGRLAADKHVIIDVGANIGMTSIVLAQLTEKRILAIEPVPQTFDLLRRNVARNGLDHRIDCVQAAVCSHDGRTTMVRHPRCGNCEVKTAGGEQGFGPLTSAHDLVEVPAKRLEALLSHDAPAAVGLVWSDTQGFERHVVLSGGPLWRAGVPLYVELWPAGLAAHGGVAAFVQEAQAHFSTMVLRDELVHDGAQASRLPLSQLPAVLAALGERTTDALFIP; this is translated from the coding sequence ATGGGCAAGTACCGGCGCGTTGCGCGGCGAGCGCTCTCTGCACTGCTGCGACGAGACCACAGTGAGTGGCAACGGCAGAAGCGCTTGCTGGCCTTCTACCTGCTCCAGGGCGAGGCGGAAACGGTTACATTTGTGCGCGAGGGCACCGAGTGGACCGTATTCGCCGAGGGCGACTCGATGTTCCGCGACATGTTCGTTGACGGCGGATATCAGGCGGCCGAGACCGCGGCAGTGGTGCGCTGGGCGGCGGTAGCCGGGCGTCTGGCCGCGGACAAGCACGTCATCATAGATGTCGGGGCGAACATCGGCATGACCAGCATTGTCTTGGCGCAGCTGACGGAGAAGCGCATCCTCGCCATCGAGCCGGTGCCGCAGACCTTCGATCTGCTGCGGCGCAACGTCGCCCGCAATGGCCTTGATCATCGCATCGACTGCGTGCAGGCGGCGGTGTGCAGCCACGACGGCCGCACCACCATGGTGCGCCATCCGCGCTGCGGCAACTGCGAGGTCAAGACTGCCGGCGGGGAACAGGGATTCGGCCCGCTGACCAGCGCTCATGATCTGGTCGAGGTGCCGGCAAAGCGACTGGAGGCACTGCTGTCTCACGATGCGCCTGCGGCCGTGGGCTTGGTCTGGAGTGATACGCAGGGATTCGAGCGGCACGTGGTGCTCTCCGGCGGCCCGCTTTGGCGGGCCGGGGTGCCGTTGTACGTGGAGCTGTGGCCGGCGGGGTTGGCCGCCCACGGCGGGGTGGCGGCCTTTGTGCAGGAAGCGCAGGCGCATTTCAGCACGATGGTGCTGCGCGACGAGCTGGTGCATGATGGCGCACAAGCCTCGCGCCTCCCCTTGTCCCAACTGCCAGCGGTGCTCGCCGCGCTCGGCGAGCGCACCACCGACGCGCTCTTCATCCCGTGA